A region of Ornithorhynchus anatinus isolate Pmale09 chromosome 5, mOrnAna1.pri.v4, whole genome shotgun sequence DNA encodes the following proteins:
- the C5H15orf61 gene encoding uncharacterized protein C15orf61 homolog, which produces MEAVRKAHEAAARLVLPASRWPRPRRPKPRASEVLTGHLVQRGLPPWTSFCVPYSAVRNDQFGLSHFNWPVPGANYHVLRTGCFPFIKYHCSRAPWRDLRLQNRLFTALKILNLGIPTFLYGLGSWLFASVTETVHTRYGPVTVYFLNKEDEGARY; this is translated from the exons ATGGAGGCGGTGAGGAAGGCCCACGAGGCGGCCGCGCGTCTGGTCCTGCCGGCGTCCCggtggccccggccccgccgccccaagCCCCGGGCGTCCGAGGTGCTGACGGGGCACCTGGTGCAGCGGGGCCTGCCGCCCTGGACCTCCTTCTGCGTCCCCTACAGCGCCGTCCGCAACGACCAGTTCGGCCTCTCCCACTTCAACTGGCCGGTGCCGGGCGCCAACTACCACGTCCTCAGGACCGGCTGCTTCCCCTTCATCAAGTACCACTGCTCCAGGGCGCCCTGGCGGGACCTCCGCCTCCAGAACCGCCTCTTCACCGCCCTCAAGATCCTCAACCTCG gaaTTCCAACTTTCCTATACGGACTTGGCTCCTGGTTATTTGCCAGCGTCACGGAGACGGTTCACACTCGTTATGGGCCAGTAACGGTGTATTTTCTAAATAAAGAAGATGAAGGGGCCAGATATTGA